One genomic window of Planctomycetota bacterium includes the following:
- the nrdR gene encoding transcriptional repressor NrdR, protein MKCPFCKKDSDKVIDSRLAEEGFAIRRRRECTRCHRRYTSYERREGSSLRVVKKDGSREVYLRDKIVNGINKACEKRPVSPQKIDGVIADLEREIHDKFEREVPSKKIGEIIMRELKKLDKVAYVRFASVYRDFKDIDEFIRELKPMLKNKIR, encoded by the coding sequence ATGAAATGCCCGTTTTGCAAAAAGGATTCTGATAAGGTAATTGATTCCCGCCTTGCCGAAGAAGGTTTTGCCATCCGCCGACGGCGTGAATGCACCCGTTGCCACCGGCGCTATACCAGCTACGAACGGCGCGAGGGAAGCAGTTTGCGCGTGGTAAAAAAAGACGGCTCGCGCGAGGTTTACCTGCGCGATAAGATAGTCAACGGTATCAATAAAGCCTGCGAAAAGCGCCCGGTTTCTCCCCAGAAAATAGACGGGGTTATCGCCGACCTGGAGCGCGAAATACACGATAAGTTCGAGCGCGAAGTTCCTTCCAAGAAAATAGGCGAAATTATCATGCGCGAATTGAAAAAGCTCGATAAGGTTGCCTATGTCAGGTTTGCGTCGGTCTACCGTGATTTTAAGGATATCGATGAGTTTATCCGTGAATTAAAGCCGATGCTGAAGAATAAGATTAGGTGA